The Hemiscyllium ocellatum isolate sHemOce1 chromosome 7, sHemOce1.pat.X.cur, whole genome shotgun sequence genome window below encodes:
- the LOC132817191 gene encoding gamma-crystallin M2-like yields MGRIIFYEDRNFQGRHYECSSDCADLSPYFSRCNSIRVESDWWVLYERPNYMGYQYVLTRGEYSDYQRWMGFNDNIWSCRTYPYYRGGSYRMRVYERPDFGGQMMEFMDDCPSVYDRFRYRDIHSCHVMDGYWIFYEHPNYSGRQYFMRPSEYRRYSDWGATCSTIGSFRRMRDF; encoded by the exons ATCATCTTTTACGAGGACAGGAACTTCCAGGGACGGCACTATGAGTGCAGCAGTGACTGTGCCGACCTGTCCCCTTACTTCAGCCGCTGTAACTCCATCCGTGTTGAGAGTGACTGGTGGGTGCTCTATGAGAGACCCAATTACATGGGATACCAGTATGTTCTGACCAGGGGAGAGTATTCTGACTACCAGCGCTGGATGGGATTCAATGACAATATCTGGTCATGTCGCACTTACCCATAT TACCGAGGAGGCTCCTACAGAATGAGGGTTTATGAGAGGCCTGACTTTGGAGGACAGATGATGGAATTCATGGATGACTGTCCATCTGTCTACGATCGTTTCCGTTACCGTGACATCCACTCCTGCCATGTGATGGATGGTTACTGGATCTTCTATGAACATCCCAATTACAGTGGGCGCCAGTACTTCATGAGGCCCAGTGAATACAGGAGATACAGTGACTGGGGAGCAACCTGTTCAACTATTGGATCTTTCAGGCGAATGAGGGACTTTTAG